One window of the Archangium primigenium genome contains the following:
- a CDS encoding alpha/beta hydrolase, with the protein MGHVHILRDFASPQEGFSRTVRIYTPDAYDHAPGHRFPVLYMHDGQNVFAHAESAIYDTWRANDALEYLVAEGRTEPWLIVAVDSTHNRLSEYSPWDEPRSHVHAQGDAYVRFLTDTLKPYVDGTYRTRGGAEWTAVMGSSLGGLMSLYMGWRRPDLFGRIGGLSPSVMWGWDRFFSEWTHHTRRWSRIYLDAGLHETVDPVGYVMRYGESTRDFYHHLKGLGYGDHELALVLEPGGHHDEKAWQRRLPSAMHWLLG; encoded by the coding sequence ATGGGCCACGTCCACATCCTCCGAGATTTCGCATCGCCCCAAGAGGGGTTCTCCCGCACCGTGCGCATCTACACCCCGGACGCGTATGACCATGCGCCCGGGCACCGCTTCCCCGTGCTCTACATGCACGACGGGCAGAACGTCTTCGCGCACGCCGAGTCGGCCATCTACGACACGTGGCGCGCGAACGACGCCCTGGAGTACCTGGTGGCCGAGGGCCGCACCGAGCCCTGGCTCATCGTCGCGGTGGACTCCACGCACAACCGGCTGTCCGAGTACTCGCCGTGGGACGAGCCGCGCAGCCACGTGCACGCCCAGGGCGACGCCTACGTGCGCTTCCTCACCGACACGCTCAAGCCCTATGTGGACGGGACGTACCGCACCCGCGGGGGCGCCGAGTGGACGGCCGTCATGGGCTCGTCGCTCGGTGGGCTCATGTCCTTGTACATGGGCTGGCGCCGCCCGGACCTGTTCGGCCGGATTGGCGGCCTGTCGCCCTCGGTGATGTGGGGGTGGGACCGCTTCTTCTCCGAGTGGACGCACCACACCCGGCGCTGGTCGCGCATCTACCTGGACGCGGGCCTGCACGAGACGGTGGATCCGGTGGGCTACGTCATGCGCTACGGCGAGTCCACGCGTGACTTCTACCACCACCTCAAGGGCCTGGGGTACGGCGACCACGAGCTCGCGCTGGTGCTCGAGCCCGGGGGCCATCACGACGAGAAGGCCTGGCAGCGCCGGCTGCCGAGCGCCATGCACTGGCTGCTCGGCTGA
- a CDS encoding ATP-grasp domain-containing protein, with amino-acid sequence MNVVFISPQFPPQFFHFVSALRERGVNVLGIGDAPYDALRRELRDSMSEYFFTPNLNDVDALQRAVGYFTWRHGRIHRIDSLNETWLEVESHLREAFNVPGLQPADIARLRSKHGMHDVFKRAGLPHPDAILVRDAAQVKAFGRQVGYPLVLKPDVGVGAARTFKVSSDAEVDEAFTTPLPGYVAQAFVRGTIVTYDGLVDGQGRIVFSTSHEYSDGIMESVLEKKDLCIWSHKQLPPALDAMGRQMVEALGLRERWFHLEFFRLADGSFVALEANLRPPGAFVTDMMNYAGDTDVYRLWARLITGDDLSGFQYVPKYHVCHIARRTGHTYRYGHSEVVARLGENLLQHRELPSVFTSALGDEMYLTRHPDLETMREAMRIVQTRS; translated from the coding sequence ATGAACGTCGTCTTCATCTCGCCCCAGTTCCCGCCCCAGTTCTTCCATTTCGTGTCCGCCCTGCGTGAGCGCGGCGTCAACGTGCTCGGCATCGGGGACGCGCCCTACGACGCCCTGCGGCGGGAGCTGCGGGACTCGATGTCCGAGTACTTCTTCACGCCCAATCTCAATGACGTGGACGCGCTGCAGCGCGCGGTGGGCTACTTCACCTGGCGTCATGGTCGCATCCACCGCATCGACTCGCTCAACGAGACGTGGCTGGAGGTGGAGTCGCACCTGCGCGAGGCCTTCAACGTGCCGGGCCTGCAGCCCGCGGACATCGCCCGGCTGCGCTCCAAGCACGGCATGCACGACGTGTTCAAGCGCGCGGGCCTGCCCCACCCGGACGCCATCCTCGTGCGCGACGCGGCACAGGTGAAGGCGTTCGGCCGCCAGGTCGGCTACCCGCTCGTGCTCAAGCCGGACGTGGGCGTGGGCGCGGCGCGCACCTTCAAGGTGTCCAGCGACGCCGAGGTGGACGAGGCCTTCACCACCCCCCTGCCCGGCTACGTGGCCCAGGCCTTCGTGCGCGGCACCATCGTCACCTACGACGGCCTGGTGGATGGCCAGGGCCGCATCGTCTTCTCCACGAGCCACGAGTACAGCGACGGCATCATGGAGTCGGTGCTGGAGAAGAAGGACCTGTGCATCTGGAGCCACAAGCAGCTGCCGCCCGCGCTGGACGCCATGGGCCGCCAGATGGTGGAGGCGCTGGGCCTGCGCGAGCGCTGGTTCCACCTGGAGTTCTTCCGCCTGGCCGATGGCAGCTTCGTGGCGCTCGAGGCCAACCTGCGGCCACCCGGCGCCTTCGTCACGGACATGATGAACTACGCGGGGGACACGGACGTGTACCGGCTGTGGGCCCGCCTCATCACCGGCGATGACCTGAGCGGATTTCAGTACGTGCCCAAGTACCACGTCTGTCACATCGCCCGGCGCACCGGCCACACCTACCGCTACGGACACTCGGAGGTGGTGGCGCGCCTGGGCGAGAACCTGCTGCAGCACCGCGAGCTGCCCTCCGTGTTCACCAGCGCCCTGGGCGATGAGATGTACCTCACGCGCCACCCGGACCTGGAGACCATGCGCGAGGCCATGCGCATCGTGCAGACCCGCTCCTGA
- a CDS encoding efflux RND transporter periplasmic adaptor subunit: MRKSHRQGRTMAVRGAVVGGLVLTLGAGVGCGGKVDAAEGKGAAARPAAATESPVQVDTVAVVEEKVPRYLTVTGSLSANEDADVAAGVTGKVVSVHAERGSVVKKGEVLARLDARAATANLEDARAQVVQAKSQQQLANADCERNEKLFASGTISTADHDRAAAQCRNAAAVVSSALARQSLLEINVTDATIRAPFDGVVSERTVSVGEYVQPPTKVVTLVALDPLRLQLTVPEASAALIQKDQPVEFTLTAAPKVVHQAKVAFVGAGLRAGSRDLVVEALVPNKERALLPGQFATARVQLTEQPMPVVPRKALVEEGARRKVFVVTDGRLEERFVQVSEGSGENVGVVAGVRVGERVVAVARPELRDGQKLQ, encoded by the coding sequence ATGCGGAAGTCTCATCGACAGGGCAGGACGATGGCGGTGCGCGGCGCGGTGGTGGGCGGGCTGGTGTTGACACTGGGCGCCGGGGTGGGGTGTGGCGGCAAGGTGGACGCGGCCGAGGGCAAGGGCGCCGCGGCGCGTCCGGCCGCCGCGACCGAGAGCCCGGTGCAGGTGGACACGGTGGCGGTGGTCGAGGAGAAGGTGCCGCGCTACCTGACGGTCACCGGCTCCTTGTCGGCCAACGAGGACGCGGACGTGGCCGCGGGGGTGACGGGCAAGGTGGTGTCCGTGCACGCCGAGCGCGGCTCGGTGGTGAAGAAGGGCGAGGTGCTCGCCCGCCTGGACGCGCGCGCGGCCACGGCCAACCTCGAGGACGCCCGGGCCCAGGTGGTGCAGGCCAAGAGCCAGCAGCAGCTGGCCAACGCCGACTGCGAGCGCAACGAGAAGCTCTTCGCCAGCGGCACCATCTCCACGGCGGACCATGATCGGGCCGCGGCCCAGTGCCGCAACGCCGCGGCCGTGGTGTCCAGCGCCCTGGCGCGCCAGTCGCTCCTGGAGATCAACGTGACGGACGCCACCATCCGCGCGCCCTTCGACGGCGTGGTGAGCGAGCGCACGGTGTCCGTGGGCGAGTACGTGCAGCCGCCCACCAAGGTGGTGACGCTGGTGGCGTTGGACCCGTTGCGCCTGCAGCTCACGGTGCCCGAGGCCTCCGCGGCGCTCATCCAGAAGGATCAGCCGGTGGAGTTCACCCTCACGGCCGCGCCCAAGGTGGTGCACCAGGCCAAGGTGGCGTTCGTGGGCGCGGGCCTGCGCGCGGGCAGCCGGGACCTGGTGGTGGAGGCGCTGGTGCCCAACAAGGAGCGGGCGCTCTTGCCGGGCCAGTTCGCCACGGCGCGGGTGCAGCTCACCGAGCAGCCCATGCCGGTGGTGCCGCGCAAGGCGCTGGTGGAGGAGGGCGCGCGCCGCAAGGTCTTCGTGGTGACCGACGGCCGGCTGGAGGAGCGCTTCGTTCAGGTGAGCGAGGGCAGTGGGGAGAACGTGGGGGTGGTGGCGGGCGTGCGCGTGGGTGAGCGCGTGGTGGCGGTGGCGCGGCCCGAGCTGCGCGACGGCCAGAAGCTGCAGTAG